The genomic stretch CCCAAGAGTgagctgatctgtgggcacaacaCCATCTCTCACCCAGGAGGCTGTTATATTATTTCATTGAGGATGACAGGTGGGGAAATCTGGGCACCAGTTGTTCTTTTCCACTGGTTGCGTTTGGAGACTAGCTCCAAACGCGGGCATGCTGGCCTACGTGCTTCTCCTGCTGCAAAGGCTCTGCATTGGAGCCAGAAGAACGTGGGCTCTGTCTGGTAGCCAAATTCAGGTCTCAGACACCATACCAAAGCACAAAGAGGACACAGAGCTACTGAGTTCTGTTGTTCAACTCAACATGGGCTGGTTGGCTGAGGTCCTAAATCCTGATAGTCAGCATTTGAATTTGTTAAACATggcttaaaagaaaaagacaaatgaaTTAATTAGTTTCAAGAAAATGCTAGAAGCTCCCATAAAGCAGATATACCTTAGCCTGACAGAAAGCAAGGAGCCCTGTGGTGGTGTgaattttcttaatttctcatgTTGCTCCCTCTTCACCCTGTAGATCTTGGTCTATGCATACTATATGACTTGTCTCAGTATTCCTCCTTTCTTGggatttatttttacaaatgctTCTTAAACTCAGCAGTGCTGACTCACTCAATTTGCAtagttaaaacaaaaccaaaatgaaacaagaatCTCAGCTGTTGCTGAATGTTGTagtacagacctgtaatcccagcataccTCGGGGAATCTCAGGTGGTCTGCAtagtgagagtctgtctcaaaaacaaacaaagaaacaatgcagggctgagagacagctcagtggttaagagcacttgttgctctcacagaagacctgagttcagtttccagcacctacattatGGTTCAAAATCATAAACAACTTCATTTCCAAGGCATTTAACAACTTCTGATTTTCTCTAGCACCAGGCATGTActtcatgcacatatatacatgcaggcaaacacacatacacataaaaaaatctaaatagcTACCACTACTACTAATATAACAAATCCTAGTGTTACACTATAAAGAACTTACCACTACGTTTTGAAGGTTTGTTGAATTCTGTGCTTATTATCATTGCTTGCATTGTTATTTCAGTGTTAatagaaaaactgaagaaaatgtcttgaCTTGTATGAATGTACTGAAAACAAACTTATTAAAACTAGAGgtaaagacatttatttttgccattttatatttctatttttttaattttattgtgtatgagtgtttgtctgcacATATGAGTGTGCACcattgtgtgcctggtgcccaaggaagccagaaaagggtattAGGTCCACCGGAACTAGAgatacagaaggttgtgagcccccatgtagGTGCCAGGAATGGAActagggcctctggaagagctgccagtgttcgtaaccactgagccatctctgcagcctgcctctgtcctttataattactttttttttcccataattttatttttctcattagttacattttgttaattctgtatcccagctgtatccctcattccctccccaatcccaccctccctccctcatctcctccctgcccctttccaagtccactagtaggggaggacctcctcccctttcatatgactcccttctGTCAGGTTATAATTACTTTTGAATTTAGTTTATCacctcagaaaagcaaaccagttCATAGGGATATACGTTTCAGTCAGCAAAGTATGTACTACTCAAACATATACTTTAGAGTTTATACCACCAACACCCATATAAAGACTCACATCTATAACCTCAGTACAGGAGGTTTCTTGGTGCTCGGCACTGAGAGAGGAAATAAACCAAAGTTTAGGTCTCAAACTCAGGaactatctccaattgataacctctctcaaatgaaaaattagttttcttcagcTGAGAAGAAAACTCATGTCATACTTAAcagcaggccccatgcccagcaggaAAGGACAATACAAAACAAACTGAATGGCATATtttggagtttgttttgtgtCACAATAATTTGTCTGAGCATTTTTTAATGGTTATGATTTCTgggtttgtgtttttatggagtctctgtgtatgcaaatgtgtatgtgtctgaATCTATATAtgtttcttgtctttttctttggttcttttccCACAGTATTTTGTCCTATtcgggtttctttgtttttattttatcattatatttTTAGATGCTCATTTCTTTTCTAGGAAGAGCAAGAAAAGGTGTGGTTTTGGGTGGATGGGGAGGTGGACAGGATcttggaggagttggggaaggggagAATATAATTAGagtacattgtatgaaaaatgAACTATTtccaataaggaaaaaaatgtttttctgaaGCATTTGCTCATTGAGATATTTGAGCATGGGCTTGATCCATTTCAAGGAGAGGTCACTATGAGTATGTACATAAAGAAAAGTGGTTCAAGGTTACCTGAGAACAGGCTTTTCCAGTTTTTAGGATTATCCTCTGAATATTGAGATGGTGGTAGCCAAATCCATTGCTATTCAATGCTGACATTTTGGAGCAGGAGGAGACAGCAGATACTATTGCTGTCAATTCTTCTATCCTATAGGTGAGAAAATGGACTGGAATAATTTAAGTGAGCTGTGCGAAATGCACAGCTGATTAATGGTTATGCCATGTGGGTCCTCTCATTATTGGTCCCTGCCCTTCTGGCAATGTATAGGACTTTCCAGAGACACAGGCTTTCAGCCTTTGATATTGCCAGGGATGCTGTGCTCTGAGATAGTCCTATTACTACATCCTTTTCCACTTAGAACGTCCTGCCCCACACTTGCCAGCTGGTTAATTGTAGCTAAGTGGGTCTGAGGCCACACTCTTACAGAAAAATGAATTGGCTTAAACCACTTTGAACTTCTTGTTTTGATCACATCAACACTCTACCTGTTTATTCAGTTTGTTCATGAATGGgaagttaaaaaaatacttgtactataaacaaaacaaccaaactttgttccaaaatttctttgaaatgttttctgaAGCTTTAATCACTCTGTTCCTTTGGTTTGGGGTGGACCATCAGGTTCTCTCAATTTCCCAAAATGTCAGAAATATTTTTGATATTCTGTGTCTTCTGGTATAATGAAAAGCATCAATGAGGTAATTTTAGTAGAttactgaactcgggtcctttgaCCAGAAGGTATGGCtaaaagaacaaagcaaattGGAGGAAATCTTTCCTGCATAATCTCACTTTAATGATAGTGTCTGCgccaatgacatttttttttttctaaattgcaCCGTAGGCCTCAGCTACAAAGGTTTTGCAGAAATGTGTGACTCTTGGGAAATACACATGTACTGTCTTAGCCATGCTGGAGGCCAGTGATCATAATGTGGGTTACAGATGCAGTTGGCCACTGATGCTGGGTGGCAAgagcttaaaagaaaaacaggatgaGCCCTAGAGCACAGAAGTGGAAAATTAGGTGGGTGGGTATAGAATGGAAAATGTGCTCCCTCTGGCCATGGCCTGTGTAATTAGTACTGACCTACCGCCTCTCCTGCCCTGATGTTGATACCAAAGCTTTCAGAGATTCTGAATAAACCCTCCTTCCTGGCCAACCAAAGACAAAGATGAGACCACCCAATTTAGTTATGCTGTGGCAAGAACCACATTTAATCTCATCCATGGGCTCAAACTATTCTTGCTCCAAGGCATATGGACTCAAACAATTAAAGTCAACATATGCTTCCACTCAACAGTCATGTCCATTTCCAAGTGGTCATAAATATGTAGCATAAACACTAAGGTCAGGGGACATGCAATGGATGACAACATAAGCTAAAATGACTCTAGAAACTAATACTTTTCACTTCAAATGACATGTTTAACTTCATTTTGCATTCATATTTAAGGGTAAATATTTCTGggaaaaataatttctgttttcattccaGCTGTGCAACAGATACTGTGGAGATCTGTTGCAAGTGAAAGAAGCAAGACAAAACTCCGGCACACAAAGGACAATGACAACCAGAAAGCAACAGCCCCATCCTGCCCTAGCATTGAAAGGATCTGGATCCTAGGTGACAGCATTTCCAATCTATtgtcctctgtctccctctgctgtTCTTCTGGAGAAGTTTCCCCTTACAACAATGAGAAATCATGTACTAGCTGCATCTATTTCTATGCTCTCCCTGCTGGCCATAATGGGAGATACAGACAGCAAAACAGACAGCTCATTCCTGATGGACTCTCAACGATGCATGAGGCACCATTATGTCGATTCTATCAGTCACCCATTATACAAGTGTAGCTCAAAGGTAAGAACAAGTTCACTCCAAAGTCTTTGGAAGATGCTCCTCTCCCTCATTAACAGAGGATGGAAAACAATGACCAGAGTCCAAACTGCAGCTCTATGACTGGCCTGTAGAAACTGTAAGGGAATCTTTCTTTGGCATTTTCCCACTATGCTTTGCACTTCCGTGTCTACAATGGAACTTGTGCAAGCTTATCCTGTTGTGGGCGTGTCTtgtgtccttggttggggaattAATGAGCAATAATGTTCATTTTCGATGAAGAAAAATaggggaaaaaagggaaaagTAAGACCTCATTTTGGATTCATAGGACATGCTGGCTATTCAGTCTAGTCTAGTtagtgaactccaggttcagaaGAAGACCCTGTGTTAAAAAATAAGGAAGCAATTGAGGAACAAACCCTCTAccaacctctgacctctacaatcacctgcacacacatgtatacttgtccaggtacatgcacacatatcacACATGCTTCtgtatatgcaaacacacatacaccacatcaCATATGCAAAACGAAGAAGGAAACATGGAGATAGAACCTGTAGGTTATGATAATTTCTTCTACTtccatcaacaacaaaaagacagggaAGCTGTGGAATGCAATTGGACAGTGGAACATACTCTTTGAGACTCTTCAAAGGGTTTTCTGAACAACCACAGAACCAGCTATGTGGTCTAAAACTTCCTCCATGTGACATATTTGTGTTAAAATGAATCCAGAACTAAGGGTGACAATTTGATCCTTTATCATTTTATCTTGCTTAGCAGTTTGTTCTTATTAGCAGTAGGTAGAGTGATTCTTGTACACGTCATCTATGACTCAGTGCTGAGGAGAGGTGTGCAAAGTAATGACATGCTAATGGACCACCAAGAGTGGCTGTCACATAGACCACCCACAAGGAGGCACAATGTAGGATGGAATAGATTCCAAATGAGAATTCTCATGACTATCATTACCCCAGTCACAAGCACTAAATTTGTCGACACTTAGTAAATAAGACTTTGTTTAGCGCAACTTCAAAGGGTTTTCACATTAGTTCTAAGactaaaacaacaaaatccatTTAAACACTCTCATATgtctttccctgatgactaaggatgttaagcatttctttaagtgtttctctgccatttgatattactctatagagaattctctgtttagctctgttccccatttttaaattggattacctgatttgttgctgtttaacttcttgaattctttatatagtctggttattagccctctgtcatatatagggttggtgaagattctttcccagcctgtaggctgtcattttgttctgatgacactgtcctttgctttgcagaagcttttcagtttcatgaggtcccatttattgattgttgctcttagagcctgtgctgttggtgttctgttcaagaagttgtctcctgtgccaatgagttcaaggctcttcctcactttttcttctgacaggtttagtgtctctgattttatgttgaggtctttgatccacttggacattagttttgtgtagggtgataaatatggatctatttacatttttctacatgaagatatccagttagaccaggaccatttgttgaagatgctatttttttccattgtatggttttggcatctttgtccaaaatcatgtgtccataagtatgtgggtttatttctgggtcttctatttatttcattgatccgccagtctgtttctatgccagtaacaggcagtttttattactgttgttctatagtacagctgagatttcaccttacacccataagaatggctaagattaaaaactcaggtCAACAACTAAAACAAACTGCTAGAAAAAGATAAGAGAAGCAGCTTTGTAACCATGAATGCTTAGAAATTGCTTCAGAAGCAGATAGCACTAGTATTTAGCATTTGTTAGTCCACTGATGATATCTTCCTTTGTTGTCCTCTATAATCATGGTGAAAGGAATGGTTATAGAAAATAGTGGCATTTATAAAAAGTTGAAAATGAGCTGGGGGTGGATTTCAGtataaagcacttgcctagcatgtttgAAGTTCTAGTTTCCATCCtcctaaacaaaaagaaaaaaaaaaactgaaaataatctGGAAAGATTGGTCAAGATGATGGAAGACTATATTAGCATATTTACCTAAGAGGGGAATTATCAAGTAAGAAATGTCATTAATGCAAACTCACAGGATTTGAGCATGACTTTTAGAAATGAATTTTAGTTGATTGTTATTCACCTTTCCTTCTTCCAGAATGCTACAGTTAATAAGTGTAAAATTGTGATGATAGAAGAAATGTTTGTAATTTCATGGGAACAATCTGTTTTCAAACATCCCCAAATAATCCTAAATATAGCAATAGTTTATGTAAATGCAGCTTGTAATTGTTAACCTTCCTTCCTTGGCCACAGAAAATATGCCTGGCAGAGTTTCAGCTGCCAGACCCTTTCTGGAttaaattttctttatgtattcagGAATAAAACTGTCTTCATTTGAAAATATTCTATAGTCCTTAACTTTTACAGACCCTGACTGAGAGTTTCTTTAATGGATATCATCTGATGAACCTGCTTTTTTTCAAAGATTGGCATAAAACAATTTAGCCCATGTTCAGAAAGAAAAGATAGGGCAGATTTTACATCTCTACACATATTTTTCTCAATATTATAGTCACGGCCATTTTTTTTGGACACATGACCAGTCCTTGCCTATCAGTTAATGCTCCTGACTTGAATTTATCTAGTGGATGTGGGCTCCTGAATACAGATGGAATGTACATATAGCCCAGGGAAGAAAGGGCACTGGCTTTGACACCTAATCTGTGTCACTAACTTTACAATATATATACTAAACATTACCAACACAACTGACATGTGAGTGCTGTCCTTGCCGTACTCCAATTAAGGAAACCTACAATCCAGAAGAAAAGAAGGATTGGGTTTCTTGATGCCACATAGTCTGGGCATGGCAATGTCTTCTTTAGAGAGTTCCCCCCACCCCACTACCTGATTTCTCATAATGAAGAAATGCTCCTCATAGTgaagaaatgtaaaaagaatttAGGAGCTATTATCTAGAATCCAGGTCCATCTGTTTATGGTAATGATTCTtatgctacatttttttttctaagaaaaaaaaagaaataatagataaatcttttttttttttctggacaccTTTAGTGGGACTCTCTGTCCATCATGTCCCTGCATTTGACCAGTTTTAGGTCCTGTCACCCTTCACCCAGAAATTCTGGAAAGAACTAAGACTCAGGCAGAAAAGACTGACCCATCAAGAAAGGAGGAATGGCCACTGTTTATATCATATGCGGTGGCTTTGTTAGTGATCATATTGCATGGGACTTGGTCCAAGCAGGCCTGGGAATGGCAAGTTCATTTCCATTGTTCCCAAGAAATCACATTTACCTGAAATTATGAGTAAAGGCCATGAAGCAAAACTGGCTGAATATATGCAGTTAGAGAAAATTGTCTGTCTGGAAAAAGGTGAAGGAACTAAGGCATCTCAGGCTTCGAAGCAGCAGAGATTTGGTTTCCAATTCTCAGTTCACAGCTTTCCAATTGGGTAGTTCTAGAAAAGCCAAGCCAGTGTTTGGTGTTTCAGTTTCCTCCCCTGCAAAAGAAGTTGTTTTCCCAAGGGCATGGGGATGCATGGTAATATTTGTAAAGCAATTTGCAAGGCATCTGTCCTATACTAGACATGTAATAATTACTATTATGATTTTGATGATAAAGTGGTAAACTAGATATGTATTTCAACCCCCTTTTCTATTTCAGTCACTACGAAAATTTTAATAACTGTTGGGATCCCTGCAGCCTTAAAGGATTAGGAAAGGGAACACCCATACGGCTCTGTTCGATGTGGAGGTGGTGGGGTGAAGAGCAGAAGAGCAAAATAAATGTAAAGCACTGTGCTGGGTGCTAAGAGGGgagataaaacagaaataaactctATTGACTGCCTTCCTTCACCAGGTGAGTGGAGGGTGTGCAAGGATCAGTTCTGACCTCTGCCAGGCTTGATTTTCAGAAACCTGGGTTGGCAAACTGGTTACATGGGTGTCTGAAGCCCAATTTGGTGAGAAGTAAAAGACTGTGGTGGTCCCAGGCAAGGGAGTAGAACCAGGTTCTAAGGAGCAGCAAAGAGTTGGGGTGAAGCAGAACTCCTCTGAGTGAGAAGAGACAGCAGGTGGTGAGAAAAGAAGGTGGTGAGTTGAGGAGATAAAGGCTGTGAAAATTGCCAAAGAAAGATGTAAAATTGGGAAGGCACTATTAGGAACTCCAAACCATCTCATGTTGCTGCCCCAAAAGCTCATAAGATAAATGACAGGCATTAGGGGTATAGAGTTTATTAATTGATTACTTGCGATATGTGacttgatttttgtcttttttattaatttttttattattacaatttattcattttgtaacccctcactcattccttctcaatcccaccctccctccctcttctccaaagaccctccctcagtccactgatgggaaggtcctcctcctcttccatctgatcataACCTATCAGGTCACACCAAGACTGActgcttgtcttcctctgtggcctgatacaGCTACACTACCCACTGGGGTAAGTGATCAatgagcctgtcactgagttcatgtctgagacagtccctgttccccttactagggatgcCAATTGGAGACTGTgcctccatgggctacatctgtgcaggggttctaggttatcaccaagcatggtctttggttggagtagcagtctcaggaaagaaccctaggcccagatttttttaatgcttttgctctttgtggagcttttgtcccctacagccatctcccccttctttcataagattccctgcactctgcccaaagttgtgcttttagtctcatcatctgctttgataccctgctggttagagtctttatTGGCCCTCTGTTTTTGGCTCCTGTCTggttgcctgttttcttcctcttcctatgtctatcctgtttgcctttctgaatgtggactGCTCATCTTACCCAGTttcctacttcttgcttagcttctttagatgtatagattttagtatgtttatcctatattatacacttataagtgagtatataccatgtgtgtccttctgcttctgggatacagcagtcagaatgatcatttctaggtcccaccatttgcctgcaaagttcatgatttcctagtttttaatagctgagaagtattccattgtgtaaatgtaccacaatttctgtatccattccttcagttgagagacatctgagttgtttccagattctggctaatacaaataaagctgctacaaacataattgacc from Meriones unguiculatus strain TT.TT164.6M chromosome X, Bangor_MerUng_6.1, whole genome shotgun sequence encodes the following:
- the Ndp gene encoding norrin isoform X1; protein product: MRNHVLAASISMLSLLAIMGDTDSKTDSSFLMDSQRCMRHHYVDSISHPLYKCSSKTLPQSTDGKVLLLFHLIITYQVTPRLTACLPLWPDTATLPTGMVLLARCEGHCSQASRSEPLVSFSTVLKQPFRSSCHCCRPQTSKLKALRLRCSGGMRLTATYRYILSCHCEECSS